tgTGGCATTAATTGTCCaatatatcaattaaatataGGAAGTTGCCATGTGTTATTGTAGTATGCTTTGAAAACGAATAAGTGTCATATCATCCCCCTTCCGaaaattatttatgtatttggctctaaaaaaagtaatttgttGAAATATGTGTAATTAGATTATCTAATAAATattatctattgagatttaaaataaataaaaaaacttattttggaACCATAATTAAATACATCACAATTAGAAAAGAAGCCTAgaagtcattttatttttaattttttcactttctcaaaatttaaagttgaaattttaCACATATAGTAATAAAATGTATACAATATTCTCTTAACTTTTtgcctttgattttttttttttacacaaatgagtgtgtgtgtgtgtgtattttttttttcttttgcttttatatCACATCATTatttgtgggttccagttagctcaactggtaaaatctctaatgATTGAGTAAGAGATCTGTGATTCAATCCCCATCTACACCAAAAGCTGATTGGTATCTTGATTTAATAAtaagagctatcatcagaagcgaacgccataagttgaaattttttataaaaataatcacatcaCTATAACAATATATCAatggttggaaaaaaaaaatattacgtTATCAGCATTACTCTAGATTATGACCCTAAACCTATATGGTGTCATGGGATTCCCCTTTGAGTgaacaattttataaatttgatataattGCAAAAAGACCTTGTGAAAATCTTTGTTTTATGCCCAAAAGCACATGGTGTCATATACCATTCAAGGCATAATTGGAGCAACTTCCAAGCCCTATCTTATCTCAAATAATCAACCTAGAAGACATACCGATCACATCTCCATGGAGACACTCAATTGAAGTAACTCGATTCCAGCCTTGACGGGACCGTCCCAACATTACAAATCAAGGAATCCCCTTAGCttaataataaaacttatttaGAACTTGATATAAGTGTTAAAGAAAAGTCTTTTTACCTATCAAATCAACATTTATTATTCAAATGGTTATACCAACCACAAATCCTTTCGCATTAAATGTTAAATGACAAATTCCCCCATAATACGGGTctgtttgaataccgcttatttttgaaaactgaaaacactgtagcaaaatcatttttaaatgaatGATGGCGCCGTGGGACCctgttttaaagttttttttttaaaaaaaatagtttacacgtcccgtgaacagtgcacgggacccactaaAAGAAATGCATCGCTGGAAAACGCAAAACACACGTCCCAAACAGAGGCTACATCATTAAGGCAGGCGCCTTGGAAATTTGTTCTCTTAATCGACCTAACGGCAATGATGTATTTTCTGAGTTCCCCACTTCATGGGGAATTAGTCACCAACCTCACCaaagaaaaatctataaataccaccataagtataaataaaaaaaattttaagtaaaaaaagaaaaagaaaaagagatgtCTTCATAGAGAAAAAGATATCACACATTTAGAGCAGCTCTACACCAATGtcatttgataatatgtttccTTCTTGCAAGTCTTCCAATGCTCCTATTTGGATGATTAATTCACTTAgtgattttccttgcatcatttgatttaatttttagagtACCTTTGTTTAGGCCCAAGGTTGATCAAAATTCTATAAATTAGTTTGCTCAATGGTAGAAAGGTGTAGATGTGTAGGGGTGTAGAGGTAGAGAGGTGTAGAGGTGTAAATAGGGGTATAGAGGTGTTGAGGGGCAGAGGTTTAGAGAGGTGTAGAGAGGTAGAGAGGTGTGTAGAGGTGTAGAGGTATAGGTACCTTTAATAGTAgatacaaaaaacaaacatgtagtgataaaaaaaaattcccaccaCAAATACTAAGCATGTAAATTTtaagagagataaaaagaatatatataaataaaaatgagtaaaaaaaagaagaagaaagcacacaataataattagtttttttcctttgtaaaaaaagtattattattattactattatgattactattactattactattattattattataaaaaaaatgaactcaAATACCCTActaaataaatgcatttatttcattgaaaattataattatagaTGCCATGTGTCCAATATTATGGAAAACACATTGAGatttacaaataatattttaacatgTGGCATTAATTGTCCAACATACCAATTAAATATAGGAAGTTGCCACGtgtagtgataaaaaaaaaaatgtagtgataaaaaaaaattcccaccaCAAATACtaagtgttaggacatatgtgattcatgttaagagcatatatcaacattttatgtaattggctaatcttttgacaaaacgcactttacttgtatttgggtagatctaggatgtgtttaatacttcaaaaaacaaggtttcaagttcaagtgttaaccccatgcaagtctatccaagaatcaagtgaagaagtgttgttcattaaagctcgacagctagtatctatcaagtTTAAAAGAGCTATTTCAGTTTTTCAgagctgattttcatccaatccgtgaatgtatgtttgggctttcttttcttacaaccctaaacatatataaggattattttaagggtcgtcgcAGGTTGCACAATTACACAAGAAcacaattccacaagtgtgaagaaaagtgtgaccggaaaccttgTTTGCCGTAGTtcttcttgaagaagctgttgtatttgtacaccatagggttttgtaaccaagcaacttcatgatcttcatcatgtgatgaacaatagaactttgcagtcaacattcttctcaagttggtgatcaagctgcatactgggatccgcacatcagattagttagtcacgtattaggaACCGTgtaatacaaggagagattgtcactacagaacaagtccaattgggaattggggtaagggttcaattgtaggttggtataaagtactaggattcctttacttgtaaccgtttgttgtgataatagtgaattttcgagagtggtgaccttaaaatcacccggtggagtttttgtctcagaggttttctccattcataaacaaatcaccatgtcaatttatatttcgctgcatatttatttagttggtgatttgtttgtgctatcacgcactttgcatgttaattaacttaattaattaacttggctaaattaattggttaattcaggGTCAacacattcttggcctatcactgAGCATGTAAATCTtaagagagataaaaagaatatatataaatataaatgagTAAAAAACAAAGACGAAGAAACCACAcaataataattagtttttttcctttgtaaaaaagtattattattattattattattattattattattattattatttattacaaaATGAACTTAAATACCATActaaataaatgcatttattatattcaaaattttgattatatatgcCACGTATTCAATATTACGGTAAACACATTGAGatttacaaataatattttaacatgTGGCATTAATTGCCCAACATTCCAATTAAATATAGGAAGTTTCCACGTGTCACTATAGTATGCTTTGAAAACGAATAAATGCCATATCATCCCCCTTCCAataattatttatgtattttgttctaaaaaaaagagtaattttttgaaatatgtgtaaTCTGATTATCTAATAAATATTATCTCAACATATTATCTATTGAGAgtttaaaaaaacttattttggaACCATAATTACATACATCACAATTAGAAAAGAAGCCTAGAagtcattttgtttttaattttttcactttctcaatatataaaattgaaaattttcacatATAGTAATAAAATGTATACAATATTCTCTTAACTTTTAGcctttgatgttttttttttacacaaatgtgtgtgtgtgtatttttttctttttttcttttcttttgcttttatatCACATCATTatttgtgggttccagttagctcaactggtaaaataaCTAATGGTTGAACAAGAGATCTGTGATTCAATTCCTATCTACACCAAAAGTTGATTGGCATCTTGCTCTGATAATAAGAGCTATCTTTAGAAGCTATTATCAAAAGCGGAAGCCTTAAGTTGAAATtcatgaataaataaataaaatcacatcaTTAGAACAATATATCAatggctggaaaaaaaattacattatcaGCATTTCTCTAGTTTCTGACCCTAAACCTATATGGTGCCATGGGATTCCCCTTTGAGTgaacaattttataaatttgatatcattgTAAAAAGACCTTGTGAAAATCTTTGGTTTATGCTCAAAAGTACATGGTGTCATATACCATTCAAGGCATAATTGGAGCAACTTCCAAGCCTTACCTTATCTCAAATGGTCAACCTAGAAGACATACCAATCACATATCCATGGAGACACTCAAATGAAGTAACTCGATTCCACCCTTGACGGGACCATCCCAACATTACAAATCAAAGAACCCCCTTAGCttattaataaaacttatttaGAACTTGATATAAGTGTTAAAGAAAAGTCTTTTTACCTATCAaatcaacatttatttttcaaatggtTATACCAACAACAAATCCTTTTGCATTTAATGTAAAATGACAAATTCCCCCATAATACAGGTCTGTTTGGATaacgcttattgctgaaaactaaaaatactgtaacaaaataatttttaaatatgtgaatagtgccgttAGACCATGTTTTAAAgttgctttttgaaaaatgtagttTGCGGGTCCCTTGAACAATGCATGAgaccaactaaaaaaaaacaccagTGGAAAAAGCAAAACGCACTTCCCAAACGAAGGCTACGTCATTAAGACAGGCACCTTGGAAATTTGTTCTCTTAATCGACCTAATAGCAATGATGTATTGTCTGAGTTTCCCGCTTCATGGGGAATTAGTCACCAACCTCACCaaagaaaaatctataaataccaccataattataaataaaaatatttaaagtaaaaagaaaaagaaaaagagatgttTTCATAGAGAAAAACATATCACACATTTAGAGCGGCTCTACACCAATGTCATTTGATAATGTGTTTCCTTCTTACAAGTCTTCCAATGCTCCTATTTGGATGATTGGCTCATTGGTTTTCCTTGCattttttgattgaattttcAGAGTACCTTTGTTTAGGCCCAAGGTTGACCATAATTCTATAAATTAGTTGCTCAATGGTAGAGAGGTGTAGATGTATAGGGGTGTAGAGGTAGAGAGGTGTACAGGTGTAAAGAGGGGTATAGAGGtgtagtgataaaaaaaattcccaccACAAATACTAAGCATGTAAATTTtaagagagataaaaagaatatatacaaaaataaaaatgagtaaaaaaacaaagaagaagaaagcacacaataataattagtttttttcctttgtaaaaaaaagtattattattattattattattattattattattattattattattatttggagcAACAAACTCAATATCATGTTGAACAAGGCTACGTTCATGGTCAAAGCCTCAATTACAGCCTGAAAAATGGGCCTCTTTGCCaattctcttcaatttttaaccgctaacaatttttattttgttaaaaaaattatttgcagcTATTTTCTCAATAGATTAACTCCTAAAAGTTTGCCATGTGGATAGTTGGAGGACTTGTGGCATAAGttgagcattttttttgtagtacTAGATTTTTTGGTCTATAAATAACTCATTTATGCTCTGAAAATAATAGTAACCATGCAAAATTCTTGTAATGGAAAAACCTTCTACAACGCAAACACTATTCACGCTTATCACTCCCACTTATCTAGTTAAGAATGATAGatatcaattattttgtttaaagagTTGTATTCAATATTTGCTTCAAGTTGTGTTTAGATAGGATAGCCACTGCTGGTTCTTCCTTACCCTTTTTTCCCTTGAGTATAAAAATGGCTGAATGCAAGAGCTTAGAGCTTCACATAGCCATGTTCCCATGGTTTGCAATTGGCCACATGACCCCCTTTCTCCATCTCTCTAATGAGATTGCTAAGAGAGGCCACAAAATCACTTTCATGCTGCCCAAAAAAGCTCAAATTCAACTACAACATTTAAATCTTCATCCAAATTTCATCACCTTTCATCCCCTCACAATCCCTCACGTTGATGGCCTCCCACTTGGTGCAGAGACCACTTCAGACATATCGATATCTTTGGTCCATTTGCTTGCCATTGCCATGGATCGCACACGTGAAcaagttgaaaatattttccgagcTAAAACTCCAGATATGGTATGCTATGACAATGCACATTGGATACCAGAAATCACCAAACAGCTTAGAATCAAATCAATTTGCTACAATGTTGTTTCTGCTGCATCGCTTGCAATTGCTGTAGTTCCGACACGTAATGTTCCCAAGGATAGAGCCATTACAAAGGAGGAATTAAAGCAATTACCAATAGGCTACCCTTCATCGACCATTGTCCTTCGCAACCATGAAGTTGACTCTTTATCATTCATTTCTCTACCTTTTGGAGAAGGGATAACATTTTACGATCGTGTCACAACCGCCATGAAAGAAAGTGATGTGATATCTATTAGAACATGCCAAGAAATGGAAGGACAATTGTGTGACTATGTGGGGAATCAATTCGGAAAGTCTGTGTTGTTAACAGGACCAGTGTTACCAGAGCCCGCTAAGAGTCCTTCGAAAGGCATGTGGGCTACTTGGTTGGATGGGTTTGAGCCTGGTTCAATGGTGTTTTGTGCATTTGGGTCTCAAATCATCCTTGAAAAGAAGCAATTTCAAGAACTACTATTAGGGTTTGAGTTAATAGGGTTGCCATTTCTGATAGCCTTGAAACCGCCAATGGAATGTGCAACAGTTGAGGAGGCATTGCCAAATGGGTTCAAGGAAAGGGttaaagagagaggaagagttTTTGGGGGTTGGGTGGAACAACCATTGATACTTAGTCACCCAACAGTTGGATGCTTTGTGAGCCATTGTGGGTTTGGATCAATGTGGGAGTCTTTGATGAGTAATTGTCAAATAGTTCTTGTGCCACATCTTGGTGACCAAATCTTGAACACTCGGTTACTTGTTGAAGAGATGAAGGTTGCTGTGGAGGTGGAGAGGGAAGACAATGGGTGGTTTTCAAGAAAGAGCTTGAGCAAGGCGATCAAGTCTGTGATGGATAAAGATAATGAGGTGGGTATTATGGTGAAGAAGAACCATGCAAAATGGAAAGAGATATTAGCTAGCCCAGACTTCATGAATGGTTATATGGATAAATTTGTCCAAAACTTGCAAGATCTTGTActagtaaataaaaaagcataATTCAAGAGTTTGGTTCCTGTACTAAAATGGTAAGgatctttgttgttgttgaataaATATTCACTTTCACGGGGTCAGAAATTTAGTAGATTTTGTCCCTTAGCTTCAGTCACTCTTTTCCCTCCCCATGATTGTCCATTGCTTCAGGGAAGCCATTAAGTGTGATGATGCACTCGCTAGGATGGGAACAAATTAGCTTGTGgactttgttcttttttgtgcCCTACCTCTAGAGGTTGTAGATGTCTTTGATTAATGAATTGagttatataaataaataaatcttgaCAAATATATCATCTGAGTTATAGTATAGATGACCACTTGAGTTTTATGCATATTatttaattctaatttttcCTTCTTGGATCTCAAAGAACTTAATAATCCCATTAGGAAGTAGGAACAATACTTGATCGATATCTTTGGCGTGTTTCCTCCCACCAAGATTTTTACTTGCCCCAATGAGTTGCAAGAACTAACCATTAAGACATTAAGGAGGAATCTGAAACCTTAAAAGAACAAGGTTCCTTCAAAAATATAAACCACAAGTTGTTCACTCTGAATTGCCCCAAACTTACTATTCAACATCATTGACCATcttttgtataataaaaaaaccccCCATTGTACAAAGTAAGTCATCCTTAGGAACAAGAAATTAGTGATAATATTGATAATGCAAACACACCACAGGAATTTCCAAATTTACCTCTTGCATATGTGTGGAATCTAAGGTTATGTTTagtaaaagtttttgttttctattttcaaaaacttgtttgggaaaaaaaaacatttttcttgtatttttgaaatcaaaaacatgtttggttagttgaaattaacaagatagttttttaaagaaaaaaatagaaaataataaaatatgttgctattaggatttgaactctaatgctaactcgttaaatgagacaaattccttaaattaaatgcatgttttcattgacttttgaaaattagaaactaaaaacagtattttgcatattttcaattttcttcacaaattgagttttgagaacggtttttgttttctatccattttgagtttccaaacaagttttttagtctcaaaaatagaaaattgtttttggaaacagaaaataagggaaaaaatagttaccaaataTACCCTAATTGCTCAAAACTATACATCAATGAGTTTATTTATGAgggaataatatatatatatatatatatatatatatatatatatatatatatatatatatataagaaaacattatttcaaaacaaagcTTTGTACACATATTAATACATAAATGATAGatattttcatttcaaataaATAACCAATTGTGTGACTAAGTTGCGTTATAACATAGGCACCTTGCAACATAGTTGTAAATGGAACATTTACACAACCCATGTCCTATATAGAGACAAAACTCAAATTTAGATATTATGTTAATGACCaaaattatgattatatattataaatattctaCTTTTGTAAATCAAATGATGCTTAATATCTAATAATGATTTGTCCATGACATGTAAGATTGCCCATATgcattatcatttttaaatcCTAATGAGAGTAGGGATTTGGTGGTTGGTATATTGCTAGATTGTATGAGCCACTGAATGACacatttgaattttctttagttatttgttgttttgcttttcctataaaatttcacattaagaaaaacataataataattgtaaataaaaaggtttattaaaaataaaaatatggcatatatttagtgtaaaaaaaggaaatttttacATGAAGATGATTCATCCTTGGATGATTTTGCCTCGTGCTTCTCAAAGTGGCCTTTAAGTCTATTGTTTCGTAAACCTTTTGATCTTACACATCGGAAATTTAACACTGACACATGATTTAATAAGCCAAGCATTTTATCGGTTGTATTATGCTCTACAACTTCATTTTCTTCCAAATTTGCATTTGAACCCAACTTTAACGTTGATGactctctttcaattttttcatcaaGTCCCAATagtatcttttaaaaaatgcttttaaGACTATCATCCCCTTGACTTTTGGATATGATTGTATTAGCTATACGTAACATGCTATTACGCTATACTATCTCTACCTCTTTAGCATTGCCACTTGAATGATTGTCTTGTTCATAAGCCATCATCCCTTTCTTAGCCTCCTTTGTCCAACATTTCAAAATGTATTGGCTTGAAATTTtagtcaaaattttttaattaaagaccCGCAATGCATGACAACAAAGAATTCCCAATGACTCAAATTTcttaaaagaataagaaatgttGCTATTGAAATGATCAAAATGGACAATGCGTACTCTTTAactatcttcttctttcacCTTATAGACATCAATTGTATCTTGACAATCAACATGCTTCCACTCTATTGCAAGACTATTAAGGTattcattttcaaataatatgaaTATCTTACATGTGTAAACTTGAGCTGCATGACCCAAAATACCTTCCAATACACTTTCATATTTAATTACAAAGTTAGTGTGGCTTATTGTTTTATCTACTATATTAGTCAAAACATGGTTTGTGCTTTATTCAACTGTGAAGCTATCCGTAATGAATGCAATGCCCCATTCGTGTTGAATTTTGTACATCATATTAAGCCAGTGATgatcttcaagatgaactacaAATCTAGTcatcttgtgtttatatatatatatatatatatatatatacacacacacacacacacacacacacacacacacacatatattagtTTTTGGTAATATAATGAATAAGTCTTTGCTTATACAAGTTGAGATTgttaaaaacttgttattgtttGGTGAAACTACcacaatactttttatataaatcaggatctatttctcatttgctctacacttgaaagttattttttattttagtctttatggATATATTGTTGATTAGAAATGcctactagaaaatatgcatttggataggaaaaaattttaaaaaaagaaaaaaaaaaagcaaaattaatTGAGACTCAAAAAGGATCAATggatatatttattattagtaataaacaaaatataacacaaaatttagataaaaatatcacaaatgagcAAGAATTTCACCAAAAAGAGTAAGATAATAAAGTGATACAATTGCAAGATAAGATGTTCAATTTTGTAATACAACAAATCTTGATAATGaacttcaaaagaattttattctcaaaaaaaaaaaaaaaacttcaaaagaatttagaagaaaatgaaaataatgatgaaaatgtcACAAATGAACAAGTTCACCATAATGATGTTCaactagaagaaaatgaaaataataatgacatgttgaattatattccttcaaatatttatgatccaagtaattggaaaaaaattgacacaaaattaagaGATTTATTAGTAGAAAGAGGTTCAATTAGAGacaatgatataattttttcctAGAGGTGATGACACTAGACATTTTTCTACTATTCATGACACTCGAATATTATCAAATGGGGAGAAGCATGATAGAAAATGGTTAGTGTATTCAAAAGATACCAACtaagtattttgtttttgatgcaAGTTGTTTGACTCTAAAGGTATTGGCCAACAATGTAATAAAGGAACTCAAgattggaaaaatattagttcTAAAATCAGAAACCATGAAACAACTAGAGAGCATATTACTAACATGAACACTTGGCTAGATTTGAAAATGAgattgtcaaaaaataaaacaatagatAAAAATATCCAAGAACAAactaacaaagagaaagatcatTGGAAAAAGGTTTTATTAAGAATTATTGTTGTAGTAAAGaattttggtaaaaataattAGGCATtctgagaaaaaaatgaaaagatttatgaagaaaataatataattttttaattttaattgaaatgatTGTAGAATTTGATCTAGTTATGCAAGAACATATTAGATGTATTCAAAATGGTGGAATCCATAATCATTATCTTGGACATAAAATACAAATGAATTGATACAACCGTTAGCAAATGCTAAATGAGATTAAAtgtaaaattatcaaaaagatcaaaaaagaaaaatatttttcaattatatttaattgtacACCAGATGCAAGTCATCAAGAAAAAATGTCTCTTATATTACGATGTGTTGATATTTTaacaagtaaaataaaaatagtagaaCATTTTGTTAAATTTGCAAAAGTTGATGACACTTCCGGAAAAGGTCTTTTTGATGAAATTATAAATGTAATAAATATTCCTGAGCTTGATATTAATGATATACGTGGACAAAGATATGATAATGGGTCTAATATGAAAGGAGAACATCAAGGGCCACAAAAAAGACTTCTTGATATAAATCCTAGAGCACTTTACACACTATGTGGTTGTCCTAGTCTTAACCTTGTACTTAGAGGTATGGCCAATGTTTGTCCAAAAGCTATATCATTTTTTGGAGTTATGCAACGCATATAAacattgttttcttcttctacaaaaagatgaaaaattttACAAGATAATGTGTCAAGTTTAACTCTTAAGTCATTATCACAAATACACTGGGAAAGTCGCATTGAAAGTgtaaaagcaataaaattctAATCTCCACAAATAAGAGATGCTTTGTTACAATTAGCATAAACAAGTGAAGatcctaaaataaaaaggtgAAGCCGATTGTTTAGCAATATATGAAATTGAAAGCTTTGATGTTGCTATAGATCAATTAAAAGGtctcatttcttattttaaagGATTTAGAGAAAATGGATTTACATCTGTAATgaattcatctaaaaaaaattgcattggAAACGAAAATAGAACCTGTATTTCGTgagaaacaaataattcatagaaaaaaacaatttgatgaaaatgttCATAATGAGACAACACGTTCTGCTGAAGAAtcttttaaaattgattatttcTTACATATAGTAGATAAAGCAATTAGTTCAAGATttgaacaatttcaaatatatgaagattttttctttttacactaGAGCTTTTCACTTGATAAATCACTAAGAATTACTCACAAATAGTAGCATTTGTTTTATGGTCACACTATGAGAagctcttgatattttcaacACTAAGGACTGTTTGCCTTTTTTGTCCACAAGAGTTAGAGAACCctaaaaacttctctttatCCTAAATCCCAACTCCCAATTGGGAAATACTTggctaatgtttttttttttaaaccaacgTTAACGGGAGATCTAATGTTGAGGTTGATTGTTGCTAAGCTAGAACATTTAAATGGTGTTAGCAATTTTATCTGACTTGTTTTGTTCTTCTTGGCTGGTAGGGGTGTAATCAGTTTGGTTTGGTCGGTGTTGGAGGCAATTTTTGCACCGAACTGAGAATTTCGGTTTTAACATATTCAACACCGAAACCGATTTGTAAGGGATGAACACCGGA
This genomic stretch from Castanea sativa cultivar Marrone di Chiusa Pesio chromosome 1, ASM4071231v1 harbors:
- the LOC142630040 gene encoding UDP-glycosyltransferase 79B6-like; the protein is MAECKSLELHIAMFPWFAIGHMTPFLHLSNEIAKRGHKITFMLPKKAQIQLQHLNLHPNFITFHPLTIPHVDGLPLGAETTSDISISLVHLLAIAMDRTREQVENIFRAKTPDMVCYDNAHWIPEITKQLRIKSICYNVVSAASLAIAVVPTRNVPKDRAITKEELKQLPIGYPSSTIVLRNHEVDSLSFISLPFGEGITFYDRVTTAMKESDVISIRTCQEMEGQLCDYVGNQFGKSVLLTGPVLPEPAKSPSKGMWATWLDGFEPGSMVFCAFGSQIILEKKQFQELLLGFELIGLPFLIALKPPMECATVEEALPNGFKERVKERGRVFGGWVEQPLILSHPTVGCFVSHCGFGSMWESLMSNCQIVLVPHLGDQILNTRLLVEEMKVAVEVEREDNGWFSRKSLSKAIKSVMDKDNEVGIMVKKNHAKWKEILASPDFMNGYMDKFVQNLQDLVLVNKKA